One window of Enterobacter sp. RHBSTW-00175 genomic DNA carries:
- a CDS encoding efflux RND transporter periplasmic adaptor subunit, with translation MKTTTLSAVAIAVLVAAGGGYFVGQKQSHQPVAQSQPTERKVLYWYDPMMPGQRFDKPGKSPFMDMQLVPRYADEEKAASGVGISAQQQQNLGMKTTKAQLHQLNVPFSAFATVSTDERGVTVVSAPANGVVKQLYVNAPQQQVKANEALAQLWIPQWTTAQQEYLAVRQLGDAGLTRAARERLALQFMPEEVIRALERSGKPQTTLTLRAAKAGYVVKLDVREGAQITATAPLFEIASLDPVWLVIDYPQTQAQSLSVGTEVVATTQSWPGEQFHGAVSELLPQMETTTRTLKARIVLNNAGQKLKPGMYLSVSRAQAAQRPPALAVPEEAVINSGESTRLLLATGDGYFRPVNVKTGLTAQGWTEITSGLKAGDEVVTSGQFLIDSEANLRSVMPEVTQ, from the coding sequence ATGAAAACAACGACCTTATCCGCAGTTGCGATTGCGGTGTTAGTGGCGGCCGGGGGCGGGTATTTTGTGGGGCAAAAGCAGTCTCATCAACCTGTGGCGCAGTCGCAGCCCACTGAGCGTAAAGTGCTTTACTGGTACGATCCCATGATGCCCGGACAGCGTTTTGATAAGCCCGGGAAATCACCCTTTATGGATATGCAGTTGGTGCCGCGCTATGCAGATGAAGAAAAGGCTGCGTCCGGTGTTGGGATCAGTGCGCAGCAGCAACAAAACCTGGGCATGAAGACAACGAAAGCGCAGCTACATCAGCTGAATGTCCCATTCTCCGCTTTTGCCACGGTATCAACGGATGAACGGGGGGTGACCGTGGTTTCGGCGCCCGCCAACGGCGTGGTGAAACAGTTGTATGTCAACGCCCCACAGCAGCAGGTGAAAGCCAATGAAGCGCTGGCGCAGCTCTGGATCCCACAATGGACTACCGCACAACAGGAGTATCTGGCCGTCCGTCAGCTTGGTGACGCCGGGTTGACACGCGCCGCACGTGAGCGACTGGCGCTGCAATTTATGCCGGAGGAGGTGATCCGGGCGCTGGAACGAAGCGGCAAACCGCAAACCACGCTGACACTTCGGGCGGCGAAAGCAGGATATGTCGTTAAGCTGGATGTGCGCGAGGGTGCGCAGATTACGGCAACGGCCCCGCTGTTCGAAATCGCCAGTCTTGACCCGGTGTGGCTGGTTATTGACTACCCGCAAACGCAGGCGCAATCCCTGAGCGTGGGCACTGAAGTGGTTGCCACGACACAGAGCTGGCCGGGCGAGCAATTCCACGGCGCGGTCAGTGAGCTACTCCCGCAGATGGAAACCACCACGCGCACCCTGAAAGCACGCATCGTGCTGAACAACGCCGGGCAGAAATTAAAACCCGGAATGTATCTCAGCGTATCGCGCGCCCAGGCAGCACAACGTCCGCCAGCCCTTGCCGTACCTGAAGAAGCGGTCATCAACAGCGGGGAATCTACACGTCTGCTGCTGGCTACCGGGGACGGTTATTTCCGCCCGGTCAATGTCAAAACAGGGTTGACTGCCCAGGGCTGGACGGAGATCACATCGGGCCTGAAAGCGGGGGATGAAGTTGTCACCTCTGGTCAGTTCCTGATTGATTCAGAAGCGAATCTGCGCAGCGTGATGCCGGAGGTGACCCAATGA
- a CDS encoding efflux RND transporter permease subunit — MISAVIRASLRNRLLVILAALIMAGWGWWAVQRAPLDALPDLSDVQVIVKASYPGKAPQVIEDQVTWPLTTSMLSVPGAKTVRGFSMFGDAYVYVLFEDGTDLYWARSRVLEYLSQVQSQFPAGVKVSLGPDATGVGWIYEYALVDRSGKHSLADLRAIQDWTLKFELKTVPNVSEVASIGGMVRQYQIVADPARMRALNITHSQLSSAVQAANKEGGGALLEMGEAEYMVRTTGYLRSLDDFRNVVITSRDGVPVLLKDVATIGFGPEIRRGVAELNGEGEVAGGVVVMRYGQNALDTIHAVKAKLSELQKTLPEGVEIVPVYDRSTLIEESVKTLTHKLLEEFAVVVVVCALFLFHFRSALVAIVSLPLGILGAFVVMHYQGINANIMSLGGIAIAIGAMVDAAIVMIENMHKVLEQWRHDNPDKTPSSGDYWHLAERAAVEVGPALFCSLLIITLSFIPVFSLEAQEGRMFSPLAFTKTWSMAVAAGLGITLVPVLMGYFIRGKIPDEKANPINRVLIRLYEPLLDKVLSFPKTTLMLAFALLVATLWPLSRLGSEFMPPLDEGDLLYMPSTLPGISAREASRLLQQTDRLIKSVPEVESVFGKAGRAESATDPAPLTMLETTIHFKPRAQWRHGMTTQKLVEELDKTVSVPGIANVWVPPIRNRLDMLATGIKSPVGIKVNGNNIVDIERVAQQIEQVVKQVPGVTSALAERLAGGRYVDIRIDRQKAARYGVSVDELQSMVSTLVGGDNIGEVIQGRERYPINLRYPRDLRDNVDKLRVLPVIAANGSQIALGELADIVVTEGPPMLKSENARLSNWIYVDLRGRDLKSAVDEMQKRVAEQVVLPQGVSLSWSGQFEYLERATAKLKIVLPVTLMIIFILLWLTFKRVSDVLIIMGTLPFALIGGVWLLWLLEYNLSVAGAVGFIALSGVAAEFGVIMVLYLNHALDKYRLREPDGGSAMVMRAIHEGAVLRVRPKVMTVATIMAGLLPIMWGGGSGSEVMQRIAAPMIGGMVTAPLLSMLVIPALYKLLHRR; from the coding sequence ATGATTTCTGCGGTGATTCGTGCCTCCTTACGTAACCGTCTGCTGGTGATCCTGGCTGCGCTGATCATGGCCGGGTGGGGCTGGTGGGCAGTGCAACGCGCGCCGCTGGATGCGCTTCCCGATCTCTCTGATGTGCAGGTTATCGTCAAAGCGAGCTATCCCGGCAAAGCGCCGCAGGTGATAGAGGATCAGGTCACCTGGCCGCTGACCACCTCGATGCTCTCTGTGCCTGGGGCTAAAACGGTGCGCGGCTTTTCCATGTTTGGTGATGCCTATGTCTACGTGCTGTTTGAAGATGGCACGGATTTGTACTGGGCTCGCTCCCGTGTACTGGAGTATTTAAGCCAGGTGCAGTCGCAATTTCCGGCGGGGGTTAAAGTCTCGCTGGGGCCAGACGCCACCGGGGTTGGCTGGATTTACGAGTACGCTCTTGTCGATCGCAGTGGAAAACACAGTCTGGCAGACCTGCGAGCTATCCAGGACTGGACGCTGAAGTTTGAACTTAAAACCGTGCCGAACGTGTCGGAAGTCGCCAGCATTGGCGGGATGGTGCGCCAGTACCAGATTGTCGCTGATCCTGCCAGGATGCGCGCGCTGAACATTACGCACAGCCAGCTCTCCAGCGCGGTGCAGGCTGCGAACAAAGAGGGTGGCGGCGCATTGCTGGAAATGGGAGAGGCCGAATATATGGTGCGAACCACCGGCTATTTGCGGTCGCTGGATGATTTTCGCAACGTGGTGATCACCAGCCGGGACGGTGTGCCTGTCCTGTTAAAAGACGTTGCGACCATTGGATTTGGCCCGGAGATCCGCCGGGGTGTGGCGGAACTGAATGGTGAGGGTGAGGTTGCCGGGGGTGTGGTCGTGATGCGCTATGGGCAGAATGCGCTGGACACCATTCACGCGGTGAAAGCAAAGCTCAGTGAATTGCAGAAAACGTTGCCAGAGGGTGTGGAAATTGTACCGGTCTATGACCGCTCAACCCTGATTGAAGAGTCGGTTAAGACGCTGACGCATAAGTTGCTTGAAGAGTTTGCGGTCGTGGTGGTGGTTTGTGCGCTGTTTTTATTCCATTTCCGTTCGGCGCTGGTGGCTATTGTCTCTTTGCCGCTTGGGATCCTGGGGGCATTCGTGGTGATGCACTATCAGGGGATCAACGCGAACATCATGTCGCTTGGCGGGATCGCCATTGCTATCGGGGCGATGGTCGATGCCGCGATTGTCATGATTGAAAACATGCATAAAGTGCTGGAGCAATGGCGACATGATAACCCGGATAAAACACCGTCGTCCGGGGATTACTGGCACCTTGCGGAGCGTGCCGCCGTGGAAGTTGGTCCGGCGCTGTTTTGTAGTCTGCTTATCATCACCTTGTCGTTCATTCCGGTGTTTTCGCTTGAGGCGCAGGAGGGGCGAATGTTTTCCCCGTTGGCGTTTACCAAAACCTGGTCAATGGCGGTGGCGGCAGGGCTTGGCATTACCCTGGTGCCGGTGCTGATGGGCTATTTTATTCGCGGCAAGATCCCTGACGAAAAAGCCAACCCCATCAACCGGGTACTGATTCGCCTGTATGAACCTTTGCTGGATAAGGTGCTCTCGTTTCCGAAAACCACACTGATGCTGGCGTTTGCGCTTTTAGTGGCGACCCTCTGGCCGCTAAGCCGGCTGGGAAGTGAGTTTATGCCGCCTCTGGATGAAGGGGATTTGCTGTACATGCCATCCACGTTACCGGGGATCTCCGCCCGTGAAGCATCGCGGTTATTGCAGCAAACAGACCGGTTGATTAAAAGCGTGCCGGAAGTGGAAAGCGTATTTGGTAAGGCCGGAAGGGCGGAATCGGCAACCGATCCGGCACCGCTCACCATGCTGGAAACGACCATCCACTTTAAACCCCGCGCTCAGTGGCGCCACGGAATGACAACGCAAAAACTGGTAGAGGAGCTGGACAAAACGGTGTCCGTACCCGGAATTGCTAACGTGTGGGTGCCGCCTATCCGTAACCGGCTGGATATGCTGGCCACCGGGATAAAAAGCCCGGTAGGCATAAAGGTGAACGGCAATAATATTGTGGATATCGAGCGGGTCGCCCAGCAGATTGAACAGGTGGTGAAGCAGGTGCCTGGCGTCACCTCGGCCCTGGCGGAACGTCTGGCTGGCGGGCGCTATGTGGATATTCGTATCGACAGGCAAAAGGCTGCGCGATATGGCGTGTCCGTCGATGAGCTGCAAAGTATGGTCTCTACGTTAGTGGGGGGCGATAACATTGGAGAAGTCATTCAGGGACGTGAACGTTATCCCATCAACCTGCGTTATCCACGCGACCTTCGCGATAATGTGGATAAACTGCGCGTCTTACCCGTGATTGCCGCGAACGGCAGCCAGATTGCGCTTGGCGAGTTGGCGGATATTGTGGTGACGGAAGGACCGCCAATGTTAAAAAGCGAAAATGCGCGGCTGTCTAATTGGATTTATGTCGATTTGCGCGGGCGTGATCTGAAGTCAGCGGTAGATGAAATGCAAAAGCGGGTGGCGGAGCAGGTCGTTTTACCGCAGGGGGTGTCGCTCTCCTGGTCCGGGCAATTCGAATATCTTGAACGGGCAACGGCAAAGCTAAAAATAGTCCTGCCAGTTACCCTCATGATTATATTTATACTGCTCTGGCTAACCTTTAAACGCGTGTCAGATGTCCTGATAATAATGGGGACATTACCTTTTGCACTTATTGGGGGCGTGTGGTTGCTGTGGCTGCTTGAATATAATCTGTCGGTGGCGGGGGCGGTAGGATTTATAGCACTTTCCGGTGTCGCGGCGGAATTCGGGGTAATAATGGTCCTCTATTTAAATCATGCGCTGGATAAGTATCGTCTGCGGGAGCCTGACGGCGGGAGTGCGATGGTTATGCGGGCTATCCATGAAGGTGCGGTGCTTCGTGTCCGCCCGAAAGTGATGACCGTTGCCACCATCATGGCGGGGTTGCTACCCATTATGTGGGGGGGCGGCAGCGGTTCGGAGGTGATGCAACGCATCGCAGCGCCTATGATAGGTGGGATGGTAACTGCGCCGTTGCTGTCAATGCTGGTTATTCCTGCACTCTATAAGTTGTTACATCGACGTTAA
- the pagP gene encoding lipid IV(A) palmitoyltransferase PagP, with protein MIVRNNFSLILLFIFGLLTFSSGAMAEESATDKGWFSTFTDNVAQTWKEPEHYDLYIPTITWHARFAYDKEKTDKYNERPWGAGFGQSRWDEKGNWHGIYLMAFKDSFNKWEPIGGYGWEKTWRPLADDNFHVGLGYTAGVTARDNWNYIPIPVILPLASIGYGPATFQMTYIPGTYNNGNVYFAWMRFQF; from the coding sequence GTGATCGTACGAAATAATTTTTCCTTGATTTTATTGTTTATTTTTGGGTTGTTAACATTTTCTTCTGGTGCCATGGCAGAAGAAAGCGCGACGGATAAGGGTTGGTTCTCAACTTTTACGGATAACGTCGCACAAACCTGGAAGGAGCCAGAGCACTATGATCTTTATATTCCGACCATAACGTGGCACGCACGTTTTGCGTATGACAAAGAAAAAACAGACAAATACAACGAACGTCCGTGGGGGGCAGGTTTTGGCCAGTCGCGCTGGGACGAAAAAGGGAACTGGCACGGCATCTACCTGATGGCCTTTAAAGATTCCTTTAACAAGTGGGAACCGATTGGCGGCTACGGTTGGGAGAAAACCTGGCGACCGTTAGCAGACGATAACTTCCACGTGGGTCTGGGCTACACCGCAGGGGTCACTGCGCGCGATAACTGGAATTACATCCCTATTCCGGTGATCTTGCCGCTGGCGTCCATTGGTTACGGTCCTGCAACGTTCCAGATGACGTATATTCCTGGAACTTATAACAACGGTAACGTTTACTTCGCGTGGATGCGTTTTCAGTTTTAA
- the cspE gene encoding transcription antiterminator/RNA stability regulator CspE: MSKIKGNVKWFNESKGFGFITPEDGSKDVFVHFSAIQTNGFKTLAEGQRVEFEITNGAKGPSAANVIAL; this comes from the coding sequence ATGTCTAAGATTAAAGGTAACGTTAAGTGGTTTAATGAGTCCAAAGGATTCGGTTTCATTACTCCAGAAGATGGCAGCAAAGACGTGTTCGTACACTTCTCTGCAATCCAGACTAATGGTTTCAAAACCCTGGCTGAAGGTCAGCGCGTTGAGTTTGAAATCACTAACGGTGCCAAAGGCCCTTCTGCTGCTAACGTAATCGCTCTGTAA
- the crcB gene encoding fluoride efflux transporter CrcB — MLQLLLAVFIGGGTGSVARWFLSMRFNPMHQAIPMGTLAANLIGAFIIGMGLAWFNRMTHIDPVWKVLITTGFCGGLTTFSTFSAEVVFLFQEGRFTWALTNIAINMLGSFAMTAIAFWLFSSASPQ; from the coding sequence GTGTTACAACTACTTTTAGCCGTTTTTATTGGTGGTGGTACAGGGAGCGTTGCGCGATGGTTCTTAAGTATGCGGTTTAATCCCATGCATCAGGCGATCCCCATGGGTACGCTTGCTGCTAACCTGATTGGTGCATTTATCATTGGTATGGGGCTCGCCTGGTTCAACCGAATGACGCATATCGACCCGGTGTGGAAAGTTTTGATCACCACCGGTTTCTGTGGCGGTCTGACAACATTCTCTACTTTCTCTGCCGAGGTGGTGTTCCTGTTCCAGGAAGGCCGATTCACCTGGGCATTGACGAACATTGCAATCAACATGCTGGGTTCGTTTGCGATGACGGCTATCGCATTTTGGTTATTTTCCTCAGCCAGCCCGCAATAA
- a CDS encoding deaminated glutathione amidase, whose translation MYVAVGQFAVTPRWEENAQKCVALMAQAQQKGALLLVLPEALLARDDNDPDMSVKSAQPLDGGFLRLLLQESAGNQLTTVLTIHVPSSPGRAVNTLVAIREGAIIASYAKLHLYDAFSIQESRLVDPGDIIPPLINIDGMNIGLMTCYDVRFPEMAMSLALKGADVLVLPAAWVKGPLKEHHWATLLAARALDTTCYIVAAGECGNKNIGQSRVVDPLGVTVAAAAEAPTLLMAEIFSARISLARQQLPVLQNRRFAPPQLF comes from the coding sequence ATGTATGTTGCGGTTGGGCAGTTTGCGGTAACGCCACGCTGGGAAGAGAATGCGCAAAAATGCGTGGCCCTGATGGCTCAGGCTCAGCAAAAGGGGGCGTTGTTGCTGGTGCTCCCTGAAGCGCTGCTGGCACGTGATGATAACGACCCAGATATGTCAGTGAAATCAGCTCAGCCGCTGGATGGCGGCTTTTTGCGGCTGTTGCTTCAGGAAAGTGCGGGTAATCAACTGACCACAGTTCTGACAATCCATGTTCCGTCTTCGCCGGGAAGGGCAGTGAACACCCTTGTGGCGATCCGTGAAGGTGCGATTATCGCGAGCTACGCTAAATTACATCTCTACGATGCGTTCAGCATTCAGGAGTCACGCCTGGTTGACCCTGGAGATATCATTCCGCCATTGATTAACATCGACGGCATGAACATCGGATTGATGACCTGCTACGATGTTCGCTTTCCTGAGATGGCGATGAGCCTCGCCCTTAAAGGGGCTGATGTGCTGGTATTGCCTGCGGCGTGGGTAAAAGGCCCGCTTAAAGAGCACCACTGGGCGACGCTGCTTGCCGCCCGTGCGCTCGATACCACCTGTTATATTGTGGCTGCCGGGGAGTGCGGGAATAAGAATATTGGCCAGAGCCGGGTTGTTGATCCGCTGGGGGTGACGGTCGCTGCAGCTGCGGAAGCACCGACGTTGCTGATGGCCGAGATATTTTCAGCCAGAATTTCTCTTGCGCGCCAGCAGTTACCCGTTCTGCAAAATCGTCGGTTTGCGCCACCGCAATTATTCTGA
- the tatE gene encoding twin-arginine translocase subunit TatE, with protein sequence MGEISITKLLVVAALVVLLFGTKKLRTLGGDLGAAIKGFKKAMNDDDAAAKKSAEDDVPAEKLSHKE encoded by the coding sequence ATGGGTGAGATTAGTATTACCAAACTGCTGGTGGTTGCCGCACTGGTCGTCCTGCTGTTTGGTACCAAGAAGTTACGCACACTGGGCGGTGACCTGGGGGCAGCAATTAAAGGCTTCAAAAAAGCGATGAATGACGATGATGCGGCTGCGAAGAAAAGCGCCGAGGATGACGTCCCTGCTGAGAAGCTTTCTCACAAAGAGTAA
- the lipA gene encoding lipoyl synthase, whose amino-acid sequence MSKPIVMERGVKYRDADKMALIPVKNVATEREALLRKPEWMKIKLPADSSRIQGIKAAMRKNGLHSVCEEASCPNLAECFNHGTATFMILGAICTRRCPFCDVAHGRPVAPDANEPQKLAQTIADMALRYVVITSVDRDDLRDGGAQHFADCITAIREKSPNIKIETLVPDFRGRMDRALDILTATPPDVFNHNLENVPRIYRQVRPGADYNWSLKLLERFKEAHPHIPTKSGLMVGLGETNAEIIEVMRDLRRHGVTMLTLGQYLQPSRHHLPVQRYVSPDEFDEMKAEAMAMGFTHAACGPFVRSSYHADMQAKGEEVK is encoded by the coding sequence ATGAGTAAACCCATTGTGATGGAACGCGGTGTTAAATACCGCGATGCCGATAAAATGGCCCTTATCCCGGTTAAAAACGTGGCTACAGAGCGCGAAGCGCTGTTAAGAAAACCGGAATGGATGAAAATCAAACTTCCGGCTGACTCTTCGCGTATCCAGGGGATCAAAGCGGCGATGCGTAAAAATGGCCTTCACTCTGTGTGTGAAGAAGCCTCTTGCCCCAACCTTGCTGAATGTTTCAATCACGGCACAGCGACCTTTATGATTCTGGGTGCAATTTGTACCCGCCGCTGTCCGTTCTGCGACGTAGCGCATGGCCGCCCTGTTGCGCCTGACGCTAACGAACCGCAAAAACTGGCTCAGACGATTGCCGACATGGCACTGCGCTATGTGGTGATTACCTCTGTTGACCGTGACGATCTGCGTGATGGCGGTGCTCAGCACTTTGCTGACTGTATCACTGCTATCCGTGAGAAAAGTCCAAACATTAAAATCGAAACGCTGGTACCGGACTTCCGTGGACGCATGGATCGTGCGCTGGATATCCTGACCGCAACACCGCCGGATGTGTTCAACCACAACCTGGAAAACGTACCGCGTATCTACCGTCAGGTTCGCCCTGGTGCAGATTACAACTGGTCCCTGAAACTGCTGGAGCGTTTTAAAGAAGCGCACCCGCATATCCCGACCAAATCAGGCCTGATGGTTGGCCTCGGTGAAACCAATGCCGAGATCATTGAAGTGATGCGCGATCTGCGTCGTCATGGCGTAACCATGCTGACGCTGGGCCAGTATTTGCAGCCTAGCCGCCATCACCTGCCGGTACAGCGCTATGTTAGCCCGGATGAGTTCGATGAAATGAAAGCCGAAGCAATGGCAATGGGCTTTACCCATGCAGCCTGTGGCCCGTTTGTTCGCTCGTCATACCATGCTGATATGCAGGCGAAAGGCGAAGAAGTTAAATAA
- a CDS encoding YbeF family transcriptional regulator → MEYNNLPAKRLNEPGSEDKPQIFRTLRNIDLNLLTIFEAVYVHKGIVNAAKILNLTPSAISQSIQKLRAIFPDPLFIRKGQGVTPTAYATHLHEYISQGLESILGALDLTGSYDKQRTITIGTSPSVGVLVLPIIYQAVKQHAPQLLLRNVPVSEPEIQLAQFQTDLIIDSNNFNARALGQNVLYADSLTLVCRQHHPALSQPLTLENLRGYEHSSFMTEGQSMNVLRQRLDELFPERQVSFSSYNMFTMASLISSSDMLCVMPARLYSLLCKCWPLESIPLPQLNTESVEISLHYNKLSLRDPVLENVINVIRQAF, encoded by the coding sequence GTGGAGTATAATAATTTACCAGCCAAACGCCTGAATGAACCCGGTAGTGAAGATAAACCGCAAATTTTTCGGACATTACGTAATATTGATCTCAATTTGCTGACTATTTTTGAGGCAGTTTATGTCCACAAGGGTATCGTTAACGCTGCGAAAATTCTTAATCTCACGCCCTCTGCAATTAGCCAGTCCATTCAGAAATTGCGCGCTATATTTCCCGATCCCTTATTTATACGTAAAGGCCAGGGCGTGACGCCTACGGCCTATGCGACTCACCTGCACGAGTACATCAGCCAGGGGCTGGAATCGATTCTGGGCGCGCTGGACCTGACGGGAAGCTATGACAAGCAAAGAACGATTACCATTGGTACATCGCCTTCTGTTGGCGTTCTGGTTCTGCCCATCATCTATCAGGCGGTGAAACAACACGCTCCACAACTGCTGCTACGTAATGTTCCCGTCAGTGAGCCTGAAATTCAGCTCGCGCAGTTTCAGACCGACCTGATAATCGACAGCAATAATTTTAACGCCAGAGCATTAGGGCAGAACGTTCTCTATGCTGATAGCCTGACGCTGGTATGTCGACAGCATCACCCGGCACTCAGTCAACCACTGACGCTGGAAAACTTACGTGGCTACGAGCATTCATCGTTCATGACCGAAGGGCAAAGCATGAACGTTCTTCGTCAGCGCTTAGACGAGCTTTTCCCGGAACGTCAGGTGAGCTTCAGCAGTTACAATATGTTTACGATGGCATCCCTGATTAGCAGCAGCGACATGCTTTGCGTTATGCCCGCCCGGCTGTACTCTTTACTGTGTAAATGCTGGCCACTGGAGAGCATCCCCTTACCGCAGCTGAACACTGAATCTGTTGAAATTTCCCTGCATTACAACAAACTCAGCCTGCGCGATCCAGTACTCGAAAACGTCATCAACGTCATCCGCCAGGCCTTCTGA
- the lipB gene encoding lipoyl(octanoyl) transferase LipB has product MYQDKILVRQLGLQPYEPVSQAMHDFTDSRDETTPDEIWLVEHLPVFTQGQAGKAEHLLTTGDIPVIQSDRGGQVTYHGPGQQVMYVLLNLKRRKLGVRELVTLLEQTVVNTLAEYGIDAHPRADAPGVYVGEMKICSLGLRIRKGCSFHGLALNINMDLAPFLRINPCGYAGMEMTQMRQWVETATPDIIRPVLLNNLLALLNNPPHEYIPA; this is encoded by the coding sequence TTGTACCAGGATAAAATTCTTGTCCGCCAACTCGGGCTGCAACCTTACGAGCCTGTCTCCCAGGCCATGCATGACTTCACCGATTCCCGCGATGAAACGACACCTGACGAAATCTGGCTGGTTGAACATCTTCCGGTGTTTACTCAGGGGCAAGCTGGCAAAGCAGAACATCTGCTGACGACCGGTGATATTCCAGTCATTCAGAGCGATCGCGGTGGGCAAGTCACCTATCACGGTCCGGGTCAGCAGGTGATGTATGTTCTTCTGAACCTGAAACGCAGAAAACTTGGCGTTCGTGAACTGGTCACTCTGCTGGAACAAACCGTGGTGAACACACTGGCGGAATACGGTATTGATGCCCATCCCCGGGCCGATGCGCCAGGCGTGTACGTTGGAGAAATGAAGATCTGTTCGCTGGGTCTGCGTATTCGTAAGGGCTGTTCGTTTCACGGGCTGGCGTTAAATATTAATATGGATCTCGCGCCGTTCTTACGTATCAACCCGTGTGGATATGCCGGAATGGAAATGACGCAAATGCGCCAGTGGGTCGAAACAGCCACACCTGATATTATTCGACCGGTGCTGTTGAACAACTTGTTAGCGCTACTTAACAATCCACCCCACGAATATATCCCTGCTTAA
- the ybeD gene encoding DUF493 family protein YbeD gives MKTKLNELLEFPTSFTYKVMGQALPELVDQVVEVVQRHAPGDYSPSVKPSSKGNYHSVSITITATHIEQVETLYEELGNIEIVRMVL, from the coding sequence ATGAAAACCAAACTTAACGAACTGCTTGAATTCCCTACCTCATTTACTTACAAAGTAATGGGGCAGGCGTTGCCTGAGCTGGTTGATCAGGTGGTTGAAGTGGTACAGCGCCATGCGCCGGGCGACTACTCTCCGTCAGTAAAACCAAGCAGCAAGGGCAACTACCACTCGGTTTCTATTACCATCACTGCCACGCATATTGAGCAGGTTGAGACGCTGTACGAAGAGCTCGGCAATATCGAAATTGTTCGTATGGTGCTGTAG
- the dacA gene encoding D-alanyl-D-alanine carboxypeptidase DacA: MKTTFSARFVQRMALTTALCAAALSAAHADDLNIKTMIPGVPQIDAESYILIDYNSGKVLAEQNADARRDPASLTKMMTSYVIGQAMKAGKFKESDLVTIGNDAWATGNPVFKGSSLMFLKPGMQVPVSQLIRGINLQSGNDACVAMADFAAGSQDAFVGLMNSYVTALGLQNSHFQTVHGLDADGQYSSARDMALIGQALIRDVPNEYSIYKEKEFTFNGIRQTNRNGLLWDNSLNVDGIKTGHTDKAGYNLVASATEGQMRLISAVMGGRTFKGRETESKKLLTWGFRFFETVNPLKAGKEFASEPVWFGDNDRASLGVDKDLYLTIPRGRMKDLKASYVLNSTELHAPLQKNQVVGTINFQLDGKTIDQRPLVVLQEIPEGNFFGKIIDYIKLMFHHWFG; this comes from the coding sequence ATGAAGACCACTTTTTCTGCTCGTTTTGTGCAGCGCATGGCGCTGACCACGGCCCTTTGCGCAGCTGCACTTTCTGCGGCTCACGCCGATGACCTGAATATCAAGACCATGATCCCTGGCGTTCCGCAAATCGACGCGGAATCCTACATCCTGATCGATTACAACTCTGGCAAAGTTCTGGCAGAACAGAATGCCGACGCCCGTCGCGATCCCGCCAGTCTGACCAAAATGATGACCAGCTACGTTATCGGTCAGGCCATGAAAGCCGGTAAGTTCAAAGAAAGCGATCTGGTGACTATCGGTAACGATGCCTGGGCGACCGGCAACCCGGTGTTTAAAGGTTCATCCCTGATGTTCCTTAAACCTGGAATGCAGGTTCCTGTATCTCAGCTGATTCGTGGTATCAACCTGCAATCAGGTAACGATGCCTGTGTGGCAATGGCCGACTTTGCTGCCGGTAGCCAGGACGCGTTTGTTGGCCTGATGAACAGCTACGTGACCGCTCTGGGTCTGCAAAACAGCCACTTCCAGACCGTTCACGGCCTGGATGCTGATGGCCAGTACAGCTCCGCACGTGATATGGCGCTGATTGGTCAGGCGCTGATTCGCGACGTGCCTAACGAATACTCCATCTATAAAGAAAAAGAGTTTACCTTCAATGGTATCCGCCAGACCAACCGTAACGGTCTGCTGTGGGACAACAGCCTGAACGTAGACGGCATCAAGACCGGTCACACCGATAAAGCGGGTTATAACCTGGTTGCCTCTGCCACTGAAGGCCAGATGCGCCTGATTTCTGCCGTTATGGGTGGTCGCACCTTTAAAGGTCGTGAAACCGAAAGCAAAAAACTGCTGACCTGGGGCTTCCGTTTCTTCGAAACCGTGAACCCACTGAAAGCAGGTAAAGAGTTTGCTTCTGAGCCAGTCTGGTTTGGTGACAACGATCGTGCATCACTGGGCGTGGACAAAGATCTGTATCTGACCATTCCGCGCGGCCGAATGAAAGATCTGAAAGCCAGCTACGTGCTGAACAGCACTGAGCTCCATGCTCCGCTCCAGAAAAACCAGGTTGTGGGCACCATTAACTTCCAGCTGGATGGCAAAACCATCGATCAGCGCCCACTGGTGGTGTTGCAAGAAATTCCTGAAGGCAATTTCTTCGGCAAAATCATTGATTACATTAAATTGATGTTCCATCACTGGTTTGGATAA